The Glaciimonas sp. PCH181 nucleotide sequence ACAAAAATGTTACGTGCATATAAATCTAATAATAAAAAAATCAGATGAAATTCATACGTCGGGCTGTGCGTCACGTCAGCCTGCCAAAAATGCCAATTGCACGCATGTCGGTCCACTGAATTGTTGTTTCTTCGGGCAGACTAAATGTAAATGCGTCGGCATGAATCTTCAGATTAGGATCATTCACCAAGCGCGGTTTTGCCGTTAATAAATAGCGCAATGGTTTCCTAATAAATGTTTTTGCATTAATAAAGGAGCGGGACATGCGCATGTGGAAAAGCAAACAAATCAAGGCCAGGCAACTTCAGATTTTTGTCATAATTGCGCTGGCGATAACCAGTACTAGATTGGTTAAAGAGGCCATTTCGGCAGCGCCAAAAACGGTCGTGATCGGTGCCGAAGGCGCAATTCCTGCCCTTGATCCGCAACGGACTAACGGTACTATCGGTCTGCGTGTGATCGATGCCATTTTTGATCCGCTCGTGCGTGAAGATCTTAGCAAAGCAACACTGAATGCGCCCGAGCTGCAGCCCTCGCTGGCCAGTTCCTGGACGGTATCGGCAGATGGCTTAACCTATACTTTTGTACTTCGTCAAAATGTTTTGTTTCATGATGGGACGCCATTTAATGCGGCCAGCGTACAAAGCAATTTTGAAAGAATTCTTGACAAGTCCTCGCCATTTTTTGATGAAAGGGCGAGTGGCAATATGACTTTTCTTACGCGTTGGATTAAACACACCAAGGTCATCGATGCGCATACTTTTGTGATCGTGTTAAAGGAGCCTTTTACAGGGCTGCCGCGGCTGCTCAGTGATCGCCGTATGTCGATTGTCAGTCCTGATGCGTTGAACAAATTTAAAGGTGATCAGCTAGGCTATACGCCGGTGGGAACCGGGCCGTTTATGCTGAAAAAATTCGCCCAGGGGCAGCAATTGATTTTGCTTCGGAATGAAAAATACTGGGGCGGGGTTCCCGGAGTCGCGCGTTTGATTTTTAAGCCGATTACCGATCCGACCGCGTTGGCGATTGCAATGCAGACCGGTCAAATCGACATCATTCCAAGCGCCAGTTCCCAGCAGGTTGCGCAACTTAAAATGGATCAAAACATACAGGTGTTATATCCGGAGCCGGCAAATCTTTATTTCATTCGATTAAACACGCGCAGCGGTATTACTAAAGATATGCACTTTCGGCAAGCGCTGAACTATGCAATCAATCGCGCCGGAATTGCAGCGGTCATGGATGGGCAGGCCAGTCCTATTTTTGGTCCAGTGCCGCTGGGTAATGAGATTAGCGGCGCGTCGTCAACGCCGCGATATGGTTATAACCCGGCGATGGCGAAGCAACTTCTCGCACAGGCGGGTATCAAGACTCCAGTGACCTTAAAGTTACTTTCCCCAAATAGCGGCCCCGGATTTGGATTGGCAACGCAGATTATGTCGCTCATCCAGCAGGATTTGAAGGCGGTCGGTATCAATTTGCAAACGCAGTATCTTGATTTCACCACGCTCGTATCGCTTGAGTCGCCCGGCTATAACGATGATGTGAATGGTTCATTTAATGGCTGGACTACTGGCGCCGAAAGTGGTTACTGGTTTGAACGGATGTTTAGCGGTCCGCAGCGGCCACCACGCGGTGTGAATCGCGGCTGGTATCAAAATGTTGATGTCGACAAACTGTTTGAGCAAGCACGCGGTGAAGTCAATGCAGACAAAAAAAATAAACTTTACCGGCAGGCGACCGAGCAAGTTGCAGCCGATGCACCTTGGGTATTTCTTTATCAAGATCGTTTGCCGCGGCTGGTACGAAAACGCATCTTGGGCGTTCAGCCAGCCCGATCGGTTTATATCGATTACGCCAAGTTGACCGTGCGTTAGAACTTTTTACCCCCCACTACTACAGGAGATTGAAATCATGATGCTAGGATGGAGAGCGAGAATTGGACAAATGCGGCCCGCAACCGCAATCGAAGGCGCTGAAGAATGGCGCTCTGTCGCGCCAGTCGGCGTAGCCTTCGCAGATGCCCGCACGAT carries:
- a CDS encoding ABC transporter substrate-binding protein; this encodes MRMWKSKQIKARQLQIFVIIALAITSTRLVKEAISAAPKTVVIGAEGAIPALDPQRTNGTIGLRVIDAIFDPLVREDLSKATLNAPELQPSLASSWTVSADGLTYTFVLRQNVLFHDGTPFNAASVQSNFERILDKSSPFFDERASGNMTFLTRWIKHTKVIDAHTFVIVLKEPFTGLPRLLSDRRMSIVSPDALNKFKGDQLGYTPVGTGPFMLKKFAQGQQLILLRNEKYWGGVPGVARLIFKPITDPTALAIAMQTGQIDIIPSASSQQVAQLKMDQNIQVLYPEPANLYFIRLNTRSGITKDMHFRQALNYAINRAGIAAVMDGQASPIFGPVPLGNEISGASSTPRYGYNPAMAKQLLAQAGIKTPVTLKLLSPNSGPGFGLATQIMSLIQQDLKAVGINLQTQYLDFTTLVSLESPGYNDDVNGSFNGWTTGAESGYWFERMFSGPQRPPRGVNRGWYQNVDVDKLFEQARGEVNADKKNKLYRQATEQVAADAPWVFLYQDRLPRLVRKRILGVQPARSVYIDYAKLTVR